ATGGATGGAAGCAGTGTATGTCCTGCATAACAAGTACAACAGTATCTAATACTATCCCTTTCTTGCTTAGTCTCACTAATTTTCTATACAACTATTCCTTAATAACTGGAAATGTGGACATTATGGACATTATAACAATGAAACTATATGATCCAATTTATAGATGGTAATCTAATCAGCAACCACCATCTGCTGGTTCAATTGAACTTAGGAGCCCATTTCCTCTTAATTGCATGCAGTGGTCTTCAGCATCCACTTGAGCACACACGATCACCACTGCCATGCCGTTATAATGCGCTTCCTGCATGATGTTAACTGCATTGTCTAATGTCATTCCGGGTATCACCTTCATCAGAACTTGCACGACGTATTCACGCTTGTTGTAGTTGTCATTGTGCAGCAAAACTCTGTAAGGCGGGGATGTTTTTCGCGATTTTCTGGTAGAGAACATGCGTCATTCATTCGAGGTTCTATTTTTGGATTTGAAATTATATGCCTTTACTCTTCTCAGTTCTCAGAAACAAAGATAGAAAACCTCTTAAAAAAGGTTtgacagaaaacaaaaaagaatgaaGGCATAATCTATGTCATAAAAAGACTTAATTAGACAGATAAAAGAGTAAATGTCCAACCCAACTCTATCTATTTTCACGAAAGACCACACGATCTCTAACAAAAGATAAATGACAACGCAGCTCCTAATCATTTAACTTTTTAAGACATACTggtcatttattttttgttag
The Arachis duranensis cultivar V14167 chromosome 5, aradu.V14167.gnm2.J7QH, whole genome shotgun sequence genome window above contains:
- the LOC107490438 gene encoding ATP-dependent Clp protease adapter protein CLPS1, chloroplastic, with the translated sequence MEAALSSPLALSPNHVFNASNPGDRNYGFRYSRSRSVVIMSAAGAVIGKGGGVLDRPTIETTSPSRQSEFDLRKSRKTSPPYRVLLHNDNYNKREYVVQVLMKVIPGMTLDNAVNIMQEAHYNGMAVVIVCAQVDAEDHCMQLRGNGLLSSIEPADGGC